The following proteins are co-located in the Planococcus plakortidis genome:
- a CDS encoding rhodanese-like domain-containing protein — MEWLLWIAVGIIAYFAISRFTAPTKGIKTMSTDELKPALGKKNKQYIDVRTPAEFKANHIKGFKNIPLNDLPKRVNELSKDKETLVICQSGMRSSRASQLLKKNGFTNIVNIRGGMSSYRG, encoded by the coding sequence ATGGAATGGTTGCTCTGGATTGCAGTCGGGATCATTGCCTATTTCGCGATCTCCCGCTTTACTGCCCCGACTAAAGGAATCAAGACGATGTCCACTGACGAACTGAAACCTGCACTCGGCAAGAAAAACAAACAGTATATCGATGTCCGGACGCCTGCAGAGTTCAAGGCTAACCACATTAAGGGCTTCAAGAACATTCCATTGAATGATTTGCCAAAGCGCGTAAATGAATTGTCGAAGGACAAAGAAACGCTGGTCATCTGCCAAAGCGGCATGCGCAGCAGCAGAGCGAGCCAATTATTGAAGAAAAACGGGTTTACCAATATAGTGAATATCAGAGGCGGAATGAGCAGTTACCGCGGATAA
- a CDS encoding DsrE/DsrF/DrsH-like family protein, protein MAEQKKTTIVLFSGDYDKAMAAYIIANGAAAYDHEVTIFHTFWGLNALRKENPPAIKKGRLEAMFSKMMPRGADKLGLSNMQFGGMGPKLIKQVMKKHNAMPLPDLIEMAQEQDIKLVACTMTMDLLGLQKEELLDEIEYAGVAAYLGDAEDGNVNLFI, encoded by the coding sequence ATGGCAGAACAGAAGAAGACAACAATCGTACTTTTCAGCGGAGACTATGACAAAGCAATGGCCGCTTACATCATCGCAAACGGCGCAGCAGCTTACGATCACGAAGTGACCATTTTCCATACATTCTGGGGATTGAACGCATTGCGCAAAGAAAATCCGCCAGCAATCAAGAAAGGGCGCCTCGAAGCGATGTTCTCGAAAATGATGCCGCGCGGAGCCGACAAGCTCGGGCTATCCAATATGCAATTCGGGGGCATGGGCCCGAAACTGATCAAGCAAGTCATGAAAAAGCATAATGCCATGCCTTTACCGGACCTGATCGAGATGGCCCAGGAACAGGACATTAAATTGGTTGCCTGCACGATGACAATGGACCTTCTTGGATTGCAGAAAGAAGAGCTCCTGGATGAAATCGAATACGCTGGCGTAGCTGCTTATCTTGGCGACGCAGAAGACGGCAACGTCAACTTGTTTATCTAA
- a CDS encoding sulfurtransferase TusA family protein: protein MNADKVLDAKGLACPMPIVKTRKEMKDMDSGQVLEIQATDKGASADLTAWAKSGGHELLEQQVDGDVLKFWIKKG from the coding sequence ATGAACGCAGATAAAGTACTAGACGCAAAAGGCTTGGCTTGCCCAATGCCGATCGTAAAAACAAGAAAAGAAATGAAAGACATGGATTCCGGGCAAGTCTTGGAAATCCAAGCTACAGATAAAGGCGCTTCAGCAGATTTGACTGCTTGGGCAAAATCAGGCGGCCACGAGCTCTTGGAACAGCAAGTCGATGGCGACGTGCTGAAGTTCTGGATCAAAAAGGGCTGA
- a CDS encoding metal-sensitive transcriptional regulator, with amino-acid sequence MEYDKKIENRLKRIEGQLRGVIKMVEADGECRDVVTQLSAVRSAVDRTIGVIVSENLQSCVRDSLQKGENTEDVVKEAVELLVKSR; translated from the coding sequence ATGGAATACGATAAAAAGATTGAAAACCGCCTCAAGCGGATCGAAGGCCAATTGCGCGGAGTCATCAAAATGGTCGAAGCGGACGGTGAATGCCGTGATGTCGTAACCCAGCTGTCAGCAGTAAGAAGCGCAGTGGACCGGACGATCGGAGTCATTGTCAGTGAAAACCTGCAATCTTGTGTGCGCGACAGTCTGCAAAAAGGCGAAAACACAGAAGACGTCGTAAAAGAAGCGGTCGAGCTTCTCGTAAAAAGCCGCTAA
- a CDS encoding rhodanese-like domain-containing protein: MKSMTTQEVQEYIKNNPEASLIDVRETEEVAAGKIPGAEHIPLGLLEFRLQDIDKSKEHIMVCRSGNRSGQATRFLEDRGYNVINMDGGMLDWEGDTE, translated from the coding sequence ATGAAAAGCATGACTACACAAGAAGTTCAGGAATACATCAAAAACAACCCCGAGGCATCGCTGATCGATGTGCGCGAAACGGAAGAAGTCGCTGCAGGAAAAATTCCTGGAGCTGAGCACATTCCATTAGGCTTGTTGGAATTCCGTTTGCAGGATATCGATAAATCAAAAGAGCATATCATGGTCTGCCGTTCGGGCAACCGCAGTGGACAGGCGACCCGCTTTCTTGAAGACCGCGGCTATAACGTCATCAATATGGACGGCGGGATGTTGGACTGGGAAGGCGACACCGAGTAA
- a CDS encoding sulfurtransferase TusA family protein, translating to MVQTDKVLDAKGLACPMPIVKTKKAMKDLASGDVLEVQATDKGSTADLQAWAKSSGHEYIGTETEGDVLLHYLRKDGANEVEETIEIPEVSLADFQARVENGDSLNILDVREQEEYDEAHIPGVKHIPLGEVENRMNELDQDQEIYIICYSGRRSGVAGDMMAKKGFKNLYNVVPGMRDWTGKTE from the coding sequence ATGGTTCAAACAGATAAAGTATTGGACGCTAAAGGGCTTGCATGCCCAATGCCGATCGTTAAGACGAAAAAAGCGATGAAAGACCTGGCTTCCGGCGATGTGCTGGAAGTCCAGGCAACCGATAAAGGGTCAACAGCCGATTTGCAGGCATGGGCAAAGAGCTCAGGCCACGAATACATCGGCACGGAAACAGAAGGAGACGTCTTGCTTCATTATTTGCGCAAAGACGGCGCAAATGAAGTAGAAGAGACGATTGAAATCCCTGAAGTATCACTCGCTGATTTTCAAGCACGGGTTGAAAACGGTGATTCGTTGAACATTTTGGATGTTCGCGAGCAAGAAGAATACGATGAAGCGCATATCCCTGGCGTCAAGCATATTCCGCTCGGTGAAGTGGAAAACCGCATGAACGAATTGGATCAAGACCAAGAAATTTACATCATCTGCTATTCAGGCCGCAGAAGCGGAGTTGCTGGCGATATGATGGCGAAAAAAGGCTTTAAAAACTTGTACAATGTGGTACCAGGCATGCGTGATTGGACTGGCAAAACCGAGTAA
- a CDS encoding MBL fold metallo-hydrolase produces MSVKAMTAAQVARKVIDNEPLFILDVRNGDAFADWKIEGGNIQYLNIPYFDLLDGVEEVIDQLPKDRDILVVCAKEGSSIMVADMLADEGVETAYLSGGMKAWSEHLEPVKVGDLNDGGELYQFVRIGKGCLSYMAISGVEAAVIDATRMTDVFLNFAQEKGAQIKHVFDSHLHADHISGGRKIAQATGATYYLPPADAEEVVFEYTPLEGGFEAVVGSSKVEALYSPGHTIGSTSFIVDNQYLMTGDILFIDSIGRPDLAGLAEDWVGDLRESLYSRYQALANELSVLPAHFMIMDELNEDGSVAKKLGDLFNENHGLNIEDEQEFRDMVTKNLPPQPNAYEDIRKTNMGKITPEEEMQREMEIGPNRCAVR; encoded by the coding sequence ATGTCAGTAAAAGCAATGACCGCGGCGCAAGTAGCCCGCAAAGTAATTGATAACGAACCATTGTTCATCCTTGATGTCCGCAACGGCGACGCATTCGCCGATTGGAAAATCGAAGGCGGCAACATCCAGTACTTGAACATCCCATATTTCGATTTATTGGACGGCGTTGAAGAAGTCATCGATCAATTGCCGAAAGACCGCGATATTTTGGTTGTCTGTGCCAAAGAAGGATCTTCCATCATGGTCGCAGATATGCTTGCAGATGAAGGCGTGGAAACGGCTTACCTGTCAGGCGGCATGAAAGCATGGAGCGAGCACTTGGAGCCGGTGAAAGTCGGCGATTTGAACGATGGCGGAGAGCTTTACCAATTCGTCCGCATCGGCAAAGGCTGCTTGTCTTACATGGCGATTTCCGGCGTGGAAGCGGCAGTCATTGACGCGACTCGCATGACGGATGTCTTCTTGAACTTCGCGCAGGAAAAAGGCGCACAAATCAAGCACGTATTCGATTCACATCTTCATGCAGACCATATCTCAGGCGGCCGCAAAATCGCACAAGCGACAGGCGCTACGTATTACTTGCCGCCGGCTGATGCTGAAGAAGTGGTATTCGAATATACACCACTTGAAGGTGGCTTCGAAGCAGTAGTTGGCAGCTCGAAAGTCGAAGCGCTCTATTCGCCAGGACACACCATCGGTTCGACTTCATTTATCGTAGACAATCAATACTTGATGACAGGCGATATCCTGTTCATCGATTCCATCGGACGCCCGGACCTTGCAGGACTAGCGGAAGACTGGGTCGGTGATTTGCGCGAATCCCTATACAGCCGCTACCAGGCGCTTGCAAACGAATTGTCTGTTCTGCCGGCTCACTTCATGATCATGGATGAGTTGAACGAAGACGGTAGCGTCGCCAAAAAATTGGGCGACTTGTTCAACGAAAACCACGGCTTGAATATCGAAGATGAGCAGGAATTCCGCGATATGGTAACGAAAAACTTGCCACCGCAGCCGAATGCTTACGAAGATATCCGCAAAACCAATATGGGCAAGATCACGCCGGAAGAAGAAATGCAGCGTGAGATGGAAATCGGCCCGAACCGCTGTGCTGTACGTTAA